In Calderihabitans maritimus, a genomic segment contains:
- a CDS encoding TylF/MycF/NovP-related O-methyltransferase: protein MASINDIQTGLVPIVVRLKRIAISIIQNFLEKKGYVITSSMLGLGRERRFNLITMDYIRLSTLELIAHEIYSNKVEGSVAELGVYRGDFAQHINALFKDRKLYLFDTFSGFDNRNMQTELDNKFSDPRKQDFSDTNVQMVLRKMQYPENCVIKQGFFPETAIGLDDVFAFVSIDADLYEPIYDGLKYFYPRLNKGGYILVHDYNNTNYLGAKEAVKRFCKEKDIGYVPLSDAWGSAVISK, encoded by the coding sequence ATGGCCTCAATAAATGATATCCAGACAGGCCTCGTGCCCATAGTGGTGAGGCTAAAACGAATAGCTATAAGCATTATACAAAATTTCCTGGAGAAAAAAGGATATGTTATTACGTCTTCAATGTTGGGTCTGGGAAGAGAGAGGAGATTCAACTTAATTACCATGGATTATATCAGGTTGAGCACTTTAGAGCTAATTGCTCATGAAATCTATAGTAACAAAGTGGAAGGAAGTGTAGCAGAGCTGGGGGTATATCGAGGTGATTTTGCCCAACACATAAATGCTTTGTTTAAAGATAGAAAGCTGTATCTATTCGATACATTTAGTGGATTTGATAATAGAAATATGCAAACAGAGCTTGACAACAAGTTTTCAGACCCACGAAAACAGGATTTTTCTGACACCAATGTCCAGATGGTACTGAGAAAGATGCAATATCCGGAAAATTGTGTTATAAAACAAGGTTTTTTCCCTGAAACTGCTATTGGTTTAGATGATGTATTTGCATTTGTCAGTATTGATGCAGATTTATACGAGCCGATTTATGACGGATTAAAATATTTTTATCCTAGGTTGAACAAAGGTGGCTATATTCTTGTACATGACTACAATAACACGAATTATCTCGGAGCAAAAGAAGCAGTGAAAAGGTTCTGTAAAGAAAAAGATATTGGATATGTTCCTTTGAGTGATGCTTGGGGTAGTGCGGTCATTTCAAAATGA
- a CDS encoding polysaccharide pyruvyl transferase family protein, whose protein sequence is MTKVYAIVLNWCGYSDTTRCVRSLLKQAPSGSISLKVLVVDNASPDGSGSRLAKQFESCPRVRCLANPSNLGFAGGMNAGMRVALEEGADYIFVLNQDAFVEEEAVERLVEAASADPSIGAAGPRIVYASEPQKIWHGAGYFNFIKAGVVVPEKNKPVGSAAPRVRDASFLTGCALLIRAEVLKRVGFLDEDYFLYVEDLDFCWRLRKMGYRLVYVPGALVYHDLDPQLRDRMNPVVLYHRGRSCMVFLRKHFPVPYVIYGFLFQTLVGTLFRLAKGVKAGQPLQLARAWLEGLRDGLFTRISRAKPRVAIAGLYGRGNLGDELILKGVLDALNRVKGPPPDRCVVLSASPEETARYVHVRAVKRHCFSALAAVMQSRWLIIGGGGLFPGTVKSAFYYLLLVLAARRTGGRVSILGVGVNPLQKLWARVYLAVILNLSDDIVVRDKDSLERCRALTRRPVGLGTDFALVASLEDMEIAQPPAGRETKTLGFAVKGRRLSPDYLAAIGALFRRWLAGGNRKLRLIVSFKRELDLVMGRRLYRIIDLPCRVELWEAGEVGQWIQGIAGCDLLLTQRLHPALVAARCGIPVLALTGEPKIRSFGAVLGWSFIDRASLPKMNAELFNSILEKAYRNAAGAQSELNTEPLLSLLSGIASRGEASQTLVSN, encoded by the coding sequence GTGACCAAGGTATACGCCATTGTTCTCAACTGGTGCGGGTATAGCGACACTACCCGGTGCGTGCGCAGTTTACTCAAACAGGCACCGTCAGGCTCTATCTCCTTAAAAGTGCTGGTAGTGGACAACGCTTCCCCCGACGGGTCGGGATCCCGCCTGGCAAAGCAGTTTGAAAGCTGCCCGCGGGTTCGCTGCTTGGCTAATCCCTCCAACCTGGGCTTTGCCGGAGGTATGAACGCGGGGATGCGGGTGGCCCTGGAGGAGGGGGCCGACTACATCTTTGTTCTCAACCAGGACGCCTTCGTCGAGGAGGAAGCGGTAGAGCGTCTGGTGGAGGCGGCTTCCGCCGACCCGTCTATCGGGGCCGCAGGGCCGCGGATTGTTTACGCTTCAGAGCCGCAAAAAATCTGGCATGGTGCAGGTTATTTCAATTTTATCAAGGCCGGAGTGGTGGTTCCCGAAAAAAACAAACCTGTTGGATCGGCTGCCCCCCGGGTTCGAGATGCTTCCTTCCTGACTGGCTGCGCGCTCCTTATCCGCGCAGAGGTCCTCAAACGCGTCGGTTTTTTGGATGAGGATTACTTCCTGTACGTGGAGGACCTGGATTTCTGTTGGCGCCTGCGAAAAATGGGCTACCGGTTAGTTTATGTCCCCGGCGCCCTGGTGTATCATGACCTGGACCCCCAGCTGCGGGACCGGATGAACCCCGTGGTGCTCTACCACCGGGGAAGAAGCTGTATGGTTTTTCTCCGCAAGCACTTCCCCGTGCCGTACGTGATCTACGGGTTTCTCTTCCAGACCCTGGTGGGAACTCTGTTCCGCCTGGCAAAAGGGGTAAAAGCAGGACAGCCCCTCCAGCTGGCAAGGGCCTGGCTAGAAGGCCTGAGGGATGGCCTTTTCACTCGCATCTCCCGGGCAAAACCCCGGGTTGCCATAGCCGGTTTATACGGCCGGGGCAACCTGGGGGATGAGTTGATACTGAAGGGGGTGCTCGACGCCCTGAACCGGGTCAAGGGGCCTCCACCGGACCGTTGTGTGGTTTTATCTGCCTCGCCGGAAGAGACGGCCAGGTATGTCCATGTGCGGGCGGTGAAGCGGCACTGCTTCTCCGCCCTAGCTGCCGTCATGCAGAGCCGCTGGCTCATCATCGGCGGGGGAGGCCTGTTCCCCGGTACGGTCAAGTCCGCCTTCTACTACCTGTTGCTGGTTCTGGCGGCCCGGAGAACCGGCGGGCGGGTATCCATACTGGGGGTTGGGGTTAACCCCCTGCAGAAGTTATGGGCCAGGGTTTACCTGGCGGTTATTCTCAACCTGTCCGATGACATAGTAGTGCGGGACAAAGATTCTCTGGAGCGGTGCCGGGCGTTAACCCGCAGGCCGGTCGGCCTGGGGACTGATTTTGCTCTGGTGGCTTCCCTGGAAGACATGGAGATTGCTCAACCTCCTGCCGGGCGGGAGACAAAGACGCTGGGATTTGCGGTGAAGGGACGCAGGCTCTCACCGGATTACCTGGCAGCCATAGGTGCCTTGTTTCGCCGCTGGCTGGCCGGAGGGAACAGGAAGCTGCGCCTGATCGTATCTTTCAAGAGGGAGCTCGACCTGGTCATGGGCCGGCGCCTCTACCGGATCATCGATTTGCCCTGCCGGGTCGAGCTGTGGGAAGCCGGGGAAGTGGGACAGTGGATACAAGGCATCGCCGGCTGCGACCTCCTGCTGACCCAGCGCCTGCACCCGGCCTTGGTGGCCGCCCGCTGCGGGATTCCCGTCCTCGCCCTTACCGGTGAGCCGAAAATCCGGAGTTTTGGTGCGGTATTGGGCTGGTCGTTTATAGACAGGGCATCATTGCCCAAGATGAACGCAGAACTATTTAATTCGATTTTAGAGAAAGCATACAGGAACGCTGCCGGAGCCCAATCGGAGCTCAACACGGAGCCCCTGCTCAGTCTTCTATCCGGTATAGCAAGCCGGGGGGAAGCCAGCCAGACTCTGGTGTCGAATTAA
- the gmhB gene encoding D-glycero-beta-D-manno-heptose 1,7-bisphosphate 7-phosphatase, giving the protein MLEQAVILAGGRGSRLKELTQKTPKPLLPVGGRPFLEHLLWNIQRHGIHRFLFLVSYKAEQIREYFGDGSRWGVEIEYSMETVPAGTGGALKHALDKLEDLFILFNGDTIFDFNYLDLALWLEKQRASAAVALREVEDAGRYGAVAVLGRKVRDFAEKGRAGPGLVNGGVYVLRKETVRELPQGFTSLERGFLPRLAEQGLLLGQTYEGFFLDIGLPETLREANELIPRWRRKPAVFFDRDGVLNVDKGYVHRPEQITWVEGAPEAVKEMNDRGWLVFVVTNQSGVARGYYSEEDVGRLHRWMNEELKRRGAHIDAFYYCPHHPEVGRGIYRRQCLCRKPAPGLLQRALAEWPVDGERSLLIGDTPADVAAARAAGIRGLLFPGGNLREFMRQVCGVERP; this is encoded by the coding sequence GTGCTAGAACAGGCGGTAATCCTGGCGGGGGGCAGGGGATCCCGGTTGAAGGAACTCACGCAAAAAACTCCCAAGCCGCTGCTGCCCGTGGGCGGCAGGCCCTTTTTGGAGCACCTGCTATGGAACATACAGAGACATGGTATCCACCGCTTTCTGTTCCTGGTCAGTTATAAAGCGGAGCAAATCAGGGAGTATTTTGGGGACGGGAGCCGCTGGGGTGTAGAAATCGAGTATAGTATGGAGACCGTTCCGGCGGGGACGGGAGGTGCCCTGAAACACGCGTTAGATAAGCTGGAGGATTTGTTTATTTTATTTAACGGGGATACCATTTTTGATTTCAACTACCTCGACCTGGCCCTTTGGCTGGAAAAGCAACGCGCATCCGCCGCGGTGGCCCTGCGGGAGGTAGAAGATGCCGGCCGCTATGGTGCCGTTGCGGTTTTGGGGAGGAAAGTGCGGGATTTCGCGGAAAAAGGGCGTGCCGGGCCGGGACTGGTGAACGGTGGGGTCTATGTCCTCAGGAAAGAAACGGTGAGAGAGTTGCCGCAAGGATTCACTTCCCTGGAAAGAGGGTTTCTTCCCCGCCTGGCGGAGCAGGGGCTCCTGCTGGGGCAAACGTACGAAGGCTTCTTTCTGGACATAGGCCTGCCTGAAACCCTTCGCGAAGCAAATGAACTTATCCCCCGGTGGCGCCGCAAACCGGCGGTGTTTTTTGACCGCGACGGGGTGCTTAACGTGGATAAGGGCTACGTGCACCGCCCGGAACAGATTACCTGGGTTGAAGGGGCCCCGGAAGCGGTGAAGGAAATGAACGACCGCGGCTGGCTTGTTTTTGTGGTTACCAACCAGTCGGGAGTGGCCCGCGGTTACTATTCCGAGGAAGATGTCGGGCGCCTGCACCGGTGGATGAATGAAGAGCTGAAAAGGCGTGGTGCCCACATTGACGCCTTCTATTACTGCCCCCATCATCCCGAGGTAGGCCGGGGCATTTACCGCCGGCAGTGCCTCTGCCGGAAACCCGCCCCGGGACTTTTACAGCGGGCCCTGGCCGAGTGGCCTGTGGACGGGGAGAGAAGCCTGCTCATCGGCGATACACCGGCAGACGTGGCGGCAGCCCGGGCGGCCGGTATCCGGGGCCTGCTGTTTCCGGGCGGCAATCTCCGGGAATTTATGAGACAGGTTTGCGGCGTGGAAAGACCTTAA
- a CDS encoding D-sedoheptulose-7-phosphate isomerase has protein sequence MRKGNEKPVIDKALEEHREVLSSLANLREKIKFAAEMIAQNLRRGGTVFFCGNGGSAADAQHLAGELVGKFLRDRPALAAVALNTNTSVITAVGNDYAFERVFARQIEALGKPGDCLVAISTSGTSPNVVEAVRAARGRGMLVIGMTGAGGGRLAEWCDICLEVPSHSTPRVQEMHLLVGHIICQMVEEALC, from the coding sequence ATGAGAAAAGGAAATGAAAAGCCTGTCATCGATAAAGCCCTGGAGGAACACCGGGAAGTCCTGAGCTCTCTGGCTAACCTGCGGGAGAAGATTAAGTTCGCCGCGGAAATGATAGCGCAAAATCTCCGCCGGGGCGGCACCGTGTTTTTCTGCGGCAACGGCGGTTCCGCGGCCGATGCCCAGCATTTGGCCGGGGAACTGGTGGGGAAGTTTTTGCGGGATAGACCGGCCTTGGCCGCGGTGGCTCTCAACACCAATACTTCCGTGATCACTGCCGTGGGCAACGACTATGCCTTTGAGCGGGTGTTCGCCCGCCAGATTGAAGCCCTGGGCAAACCGGGGGACTGCTTGGTGGCCATATCCACCAGCGGCACTTCCCCTAACGTTGTAGAGGCGGTCCGGGCGGCCAGGGGACGGGGGATGCTGGTAATAGGGATGACGGGAGCAGGGGGCGGGCGGCTGGCTGAATGGTGCGATATCTGCCTGGAGGTCCCCTCGCACTCCACTCCCCGCGTACAGGAAATGCACCTCCTTGTCGGCCACATCATCTGCCAGATGGTGGAGGAGGCCCTGTGCTAG
- a CDS encoding glycosyltransferase, translating to MKKVLVMSSRIPYPLTAGYKIRIYYLSRILARKYRVDLLAIDENRDGNYRELEKIYRRVRVFRVSGFRLRRQALFGLVGAKPLQVKYYFLPEVQEWLKDHAGDYDLIYCNHIRMAEYLRETGIPKLIDFHDAISMHYQSSLSRARGLWKMIYQVESRRVLNYELAVLQFFDKAFITAPADRNYLLSRFYRVNPGQEPCPVVVIPMGVKEEVLSRPECSEEEDWVVFLGKMDYYPNQEAAVYFAREVFPLVKKISGREMEFVIVGTSPTGRVLELENIPGVRVTGFVEDPYFYLERARVVVAPVRLGAGIQNKILEAMALKKAVVTTPVGVRGIHGAEPGRHLLAAASTEEIAETVAKVLEDEELRRHLGKHGRALVEQKYTWEVIEPQVLREIDELV from the coding sequence ATGAAAAAAGTGCTCGTTATGTCATCCCGTATTCCGTACCCGCTGACTGCCGGGTATAAAATAAGGATTTATTACCTGTCGCGAATTCTGGCCCGAAAGTACCGGGTCGACCTGCTGGCCATTGATGAAAACCGGGACGGTAATTACCGCGAACTGGAAAAGATTTACCGCCGGGTCAGGGTATTCAGGGTATCCGGGTTCCGCCTGCGCCGGCAGGCCCTGTTCGGATTGGTCGGTGCTAAACCCCTGCAGGTCAAATACTACTTCTTACCCGAAGTACAGGAGTGGTTGAAGGATCATGCCGGCGATTATGACCTTATTTACTGCAACCATATCAGAATGGCCGAATACCTGCGGGAAACCGGGATTCCCAAATTAATCGATTTCCACGACGCCATTTCCATGCACTACCAGTCTTCCCTTTCCCGGGCGAGAGGCCTCTGGAAGATGATTTACCAGGTCGAAAGCCGTCGCGTGTTGAACTACGAACTGGCAGTTCTCCAGTTTTTCGATAAAGCGTTTATTACTGCTCCCGCTGACCGAAATTACCTGCTGTCCCGTTTTTACCGGGTCAATCCCGGGCAGGAACCCTGTCCGGTGGTCGTTATTCCCATGGGTGTCAAGGAAGAAGTGCTTTCCCGCCCGGAGTGCAGCGAGGAAGAAGACTGGGTCGTTTTCCTGGGCAAGATGGACTATTACCCCAACCAGGAGGCGGCGGTATATTTTGCACGAGAAGTCTTCCCCTTGGTGAAAAAAATCAGCGGCAGAGAAATGGAGTTTGTAATCGTGGGCACCAGTCCCACCGGAAGAGTCCTGGAGCTGGAAAATATTCCTGGAGTCAGGGTCACCGGCTTTGTGGAAGACCCGTATTTTTACCTGGAAAGGGCCCGGGTAGTGGTGGCTCCGGTCAGGCTGGGAGCCGGAATACAGAATAAGATTCTGGAAGCCATGGCCCTGAAAAAGGCGGTGGTAACCACCCCGGTGGGAGTGCGGGGAATCCACGGAGCCGAACCCGGAAGGCACCTCTTGGCGGCGGCATCAACGGAAGAAATTGCGGAAACAGTGGCCAAGGTCCTGGAAGATGAAGAATTAAGGAGACACCTCGGGAAGCACGGGCGGGCGCTGGTCGAGCAGAAATATACCTGGGAAGTGATTGAACCGCAGGTACTGCGGGAAATCGATGAGCTGGTATGA
- a CDS encoding glycosyltransferase family 2 protein has product MVKSENLNNFPGVAIIVLNWNGWRDTIECLESLQRLTYPNYQVIVVDNGSTDDSIEKLRAWARGEIVADSKFFTGLGPKPVTIIEYSRTQAELGGEKLSEAQREKIPSSQRIVLVRNSENLGFAAGNNVGIRYALKRNFDYIALLNNDTVVDPQCMTHLVDTLESRREWVVVSPKILYKDDPGRIWYAGGSLKLWRANAVHTGIGRKDDRSWSGARETGHCSGCCPLVRRSLFETVGLLDEDFFFAHEDVAFSSVVTGRGLKMGVDLDAKIYHKSGGSSGTGHPIYVYYYNKNRLLILKKYGSLVEKVLGFSFYALTRPFKFLLSLIRGKAICVGAELLAIRDFLLGRYGEHDRWRANSHG; this is encoded by the coding sequence ATGGTGAAGAGCGAAAATCTAAACAATTTTCCCGGAGTAGCGATTATCGTGCTCAATTGGAATGGCTGGCGGGACACGATTGAATGTTTAGAATCCCTGCAGCGGTTGACGTATCCCAATTATCAGGTAATCGTGGTGGACAATGGTTCGACTGATGATTCGATAGAGAAGCTCAGAGCCTGGGCGCGGGGAGAGATTGTAGCAGATTCCAAATTTTTTACGGGCCTAGGTCCAAAACCGGTAACTATTATTGAATATAGCCGCACTCAGGCGGAGCTCGGTGGCGAGAAATTGAGCGAAGCGCAGAGGGAAAAAATACCTTCGTCGCAGCGGATTGTTCTTGTCCGCAATTCGGAAAACCTTGGGTTTGCGGCAGGCAACAACGTGGGTATTCGCTACGCCTTGAAGAGAAATTTTGATTACATAGCCCTTCTCAACAATGATACGGTGGTCGACCCCCAATGTATGACGCATCTCGTGGACACCCTGGAATCCCGCAGGGAGTGGGTGGTCGTCAGTCCCAAGATTCTTTACAAAGATGATCCCGGACGCATCTGGTATGCCGGGGGAAGCTTGAAGCTCTGGAGGGCCAACGCCGTACATACGGGGATCGGGCGGAAGGATGACCGTTCGTGGTCGGGTGCCCGTGAAACAGGGCATTGCTCGGGCTGCTGCCCGCTGGTTCGGAGAAGCCTGTTTGAGACCGTCGGGCTCCTGGATGAAGACTTTTTCTTCGCCCATGAAGATGTAGCGTTTTCGTCTGTGGTAACCGGACGGGGTCTTAAGATGGGGGTTGATCTGGATGCTAAAATTTACCATAAATCGGGCGGAAGTAGCGGCACGGGTCATCCTATTTATGTCTACTATTATAATAAAAACCGGTTGCTTATCTTAAAAAAATACGGTTCACTAGTTGAAAAAGTCCTTGGCTTTTCCTTCTACGCTTTGACCCGACCCTTTAAATTTTTATTATCGCTGATCAGGGGAAAAGCGATTTGCGTTGGAGCGGAGTTACTGGCTATTCGCGATTTCCTTCTTGGTCGCTACGGGGAGCACGACAGGTGGAGGGCGAATTCCCATGGCTAA
- a CDS encoding class I SAM-dependent methyltransferase, translating into MLEHVVKTTAVCRICSNSSGNEFYEVKEMMFGIGDKFKYFKCSECGCLQILEIPEEIHKYYPSNYCSFTDPQSTKGLLHGFKQYLKNLRNKAIVSKRGFLGRLLQRVFPNQVMELIARSGVNKDSRILDVGCGSGKLLLELRSIGFTNLLGVDPYIEKTIDYGNGLQIAKCSIIKLEEGNWDLIMFHHSLEHIPNPEDTLVKVSQLLSPEGKCLVRIPVVDSYAWKNYGVNWVQLDAPRHLFLHSRRSLDILAKKAGLKIYEVVFDSWEFQFWGSEQYVRGIPLCSSRSYSVSRKNSIFSRRDIRYFRQKAKELNETRQGDQAAFFLKKI; encoded by the coding sequence TTGCTTGAACACGTGGTTAAGACGACCGCTGTTTGTAGAATATGCAGCAATAGTTCTGGAAACGAGTTTTATGAAGTAAAGGAAATGATGTTCGGGATCGGTGATAAGTTTAAGTATTTTAAGTGTTCCGAGTGCGGATGTTTACAAATACTAGAAATCCCGGAAGAAATACACAAATATTATCCAAGTAACTACTGCAGCTTTACAGATCCTCAAAGTACAAAAGGGTTGTTACACGGATTTAAACAGTACCTGAAAAACCTGAGAAATAAGGCCATAGTTTCCAAAAGAGGATTTTTAGGCAGGTTGCTACAGAGGGTTTTCCCCAATCAAGTGATGGAATTGATAGCAAGAAGTGGAGTAAACAAAGATTCAAGAATTCTCGATGTCGGTTGTGGCTCCGGTAAGCTGCTGCTGGAGCTGAGAAGTATTGGATTCACAAATCTGTTGGGGGTAGACCCATACATAGAAAAAACCATTGACTATGGTAATGGTCTCCAAATAGCAAAATGTTCAATTATAAAACTTGAAGAAGGCAACTGGGATTTAATAATGTTCCACCATTCACTGGAACATATCCCCAACCCGGAAGATACTTTAGTTAAAGTTTCACAACTACTGTCCCCCGAAGGGAAATGCCTAGTGCGAATTCCGGTAGTAGATTCGTATGCTTGGAAGAACTACGGTGTAAACTGGGTTCAATTAGATGCCCCGCGGCACCTATTCTTACATTCCAGACGTAGTTTAGATATCCTGGCGAAAAAAGCCGGGCTAAAGATATACGAGGTTGTGTTTGATTCATGGGAATTCCAATTTTGGGGCAGCGAACAGTACGTGCGCGGAATTCCCCTTTGTTCTAGCCGGTCTTATTCTGTAAGTCGTAAAAACTCCATATTCTCTCGCAGGGACATCAGATATTTTCGCCAGAAGGCTAAAGAACTCAATGAAACTAGGCAGGGTGACCAAGCGGCATTCTTTCTGAAGAAAATCTGA
- a CDS encoding sugar phosphate nucleotidyltransferase translates to MKGVILAGGTGSRLYPLTKVTNKHLLPVGYYPMIYHPIYKLKAAGIREILIVTGREHLGDVVNLLGSGRDLGLDFTYRVQDSAGGIAQALGLAEEFVGGEKCVVILGDNIFEDDLCDHVEQFWRQAEGARVLLKEVDEPQRYGVAEIEGDRIIGIEEKPRKPKSNYCVTGIYMYDPQVFEVIRTLKPSWRGELEITDVNNAYVRQNTLTYGTLRGWWTDAGTFDSLLRANELARQPSYHARMERVMGTD, encoded by the coding sequence ATGAAAGGCGTGATTCTGGCCGGGGGAACGGGTTCCCGGCTCTATCCCCTAACCAAAGTTACCAACAAGCACCTGCTGCCGGTAGGATATTACCCGATGATTTATCATCCCATTTACAAGCTGAAGGCCGCCGGCATCCGGGAAATCCTGATTGTTACCGGGCGAGAGCACCTGGGCGACGTGGTCAACCTGCTGGGAAGCGGCAGGGATTTGGGTCTGGATTTTACTTACCGGGTTCAAGACAGCGCTGGCGGTATAGCCCAGGCGCTGGGCCTGGCGGAAGAATTTGTGGGCGGGGAGAAATGCGTGGTTATCCTGGGCGACAATATCTTTGAGGATGACCTCTGCGACCATGTAGAGCAGTTCTGGCGCCAGGCAGAGGGGGCAAGGGTCCTGCTGAAAGAAGTTGATGAGCCGCAGCGGTATGGGGTGGCGGAAATCGAAGGGGACCGCATTATCGGCATAGAGGAAAAACCTCGGAAACCGAAGAGCAACTACTGCGTCACGGGGATCTACATGTACGATCCGCAGGTTTTCGAGGTTATCAGAACCCTGAAGCCTTCCTGGCGGGGCGAGCTGGAAATCACCGATGTCAACAACGCCTATGTCAGGCAGAATACCCTTACCTACGGCACACTGAGGGGATGGTGGACCGACGCCGGTACTTTTGACTCGCTCCTGCGGGCCAACGAGCTGGCGAGACAGCCGTCGTATCATGCCCGTATGGAGAGAGTTATGGGGACGGACTGA
- a CDS encoding GHMP kinase: MIIRSKAPLRISFAGGGTDVPPYPEEHGGAVLSATINKYAYVNIIPDNRTVVNVTSLDYELNIKYHLPSAVVYNGKLDLVKAALKVMGVDRGAKVYLHSDAPPGSGLGSSSSMVVALVGAIRHWMQKPMTAYEIAHTAYEIERRELQIAGGMQDQYAAAFGGFNFIEFFRDSVVVNPLRIRPEVMNELQYNLLLCYTGGIRLSANIIEDQVGRYRKGAAQTVKGLAELKEIAYQMKNALLVGKLDNFGELLHQGWLSKKKLSSKISNPRIDELYELALKKGALGGKLLGAGGGGYLLLYCPYTRKHVVAEALETVGGKLIDWNFDLHGLQSWVSSEGRIEGMI, encoded by the coding sequence ATGATTATCCGGAGTAAAGCACCATTGCGCATTAGTTTTGCCGGCGGCGGTACCGATGTGCCGCCATACCCGGAAGAACACGGGGGAGCAGTGCTTTCGGCTACCATTAATAAATATGCTTATGTCAATATCATACCTGATAACAGGACCGTGGTTAACGTTACCTCCCTCGACTATGAGCTGAACATAAAATATCATCTACCTTCTGCGGTGGTCTATAACGGGAAGCTCGACCTGGTGAAGGCTGCCCTGAAAGTTATGGGAGTTGACCGGGGAGCTAAAGTTTACCTGCACAGCGATGCCCCTCCCGGTTCCGGATTGGGGTCTTCCTCCAGCATGGTGGTTGCCCTGGTGGGGGCCATACGGCACTGGATGCAAAAACCTATGACCGCTTACGAAATCGCCCATACCGCTTATGAAATCGAACGCCGGGAACTGCAAATAGCCGGTGGTATGCAGGACCAGTATGCAGCCGCTTTCGGAGGTTTCAACTTCATAGAATTCTTTAGAGATTCCGTAGTGGTTAATCCTCTGCGCATACGGCCGGAGGTAATGAACGAGCTCCAGTACAACCTGTTGCTATGCTATACCGGCGGGATCAGGCTGTCGGCGAACATCATAGAGGACCAGGTTGGCCGCTACCGGAAAGGGGCTGCGCAGACGGTGAAAGGCCTGGCGGAGCTAAAAGAAATCGCCTACCAGATGAAAAATGCCCTGCTGGTAGGGAAGCTGGATAATTTCGGAGAGTTGCTGCACCAGGGATGGCTGAGCAAGAAAAAACTCAGTTCCAAAATCTCCAACCCGCGCATTGACGAGCTTTATGAACTGGCCCTCAAAAAAGGTGCCCTGGGCGGAAAGCTGTTAGGGGCGGGAGGGGGAGGTTACCTGCTGCTCTACTGTCCCTACACCCGGAAGCATGTAGTAGCCGAGGCCCTGGAAACAGTGGGCGGAAAGCTTATAGACTGGAACTTTGACCTGCATGGACTGCAGTCATGGGTAAGCTCGGAAGGGAGAATTGAGGGCATGATATGA
- a CDS encoding Wzz/FepE/Etk N-terminal domain-containing protein, translating to MLEQEVDLREYVLILWRRKWLVTGIFLAAVILSAAISTLLPPVYEVSATLALGTYDHPVYTQPTSVKEILTSDDTLRTVIERLWLDVPAEAFPAFKKKISVKEIKDTSFLRIKVLYEDRETAKAIIQEMVNVLREKSSHIYEAQRRLVEEHLKRLEQKLGETEEEVDLLASYRNVQKELLDLQDAQLVEQPITPIYPVRPRKLLNVTVAGILGLTLGIFMACLLDYFKNSPETGEQS from the coding sequence TTGCTTGAACAAGAAGTGGACCTGAGAGAGTATGTACTGATCTTATGGCGCCGGAAATGGCTGGTTACAGGTATTTTTCTGGCCGCAGTGATTTTGAGTGCCGCGATCAGCACCTTATTGCCTCCGGTGTACGAGGTATCCGCCACCCTGGCTTTGGGCACCTATGACCACCCGGTATATACCCAGCCTACTAGCGTAAAGGAAATACTTACCAGCGACGACACGCTACGGACGGTCATTGAGCGGCTGTGGCTGGACGTTCCGGCGGAAGCGTTTCCCGCCTTCAAAAAGAAGATTTCCGTGAAGGAGATCAAAGATACCAGTTTTCTCCGCATTAAAGTATTGTACGAAGACCGGGAAACGGCGAAGGCCATAATTCAGGAGATGGTTAACGTCCTCCGGGAGAAAAGCTCCCACATTTACGAGGCCCAGCGGAGACTGGTAGAGGAGCACCTGAAGCGGCTGGAGCAAAAGCTGGGAGAAACGGAGGAAGAGGTGGATCTGCTGGCCTCCTACCGAAACGTTCAGAAAGAACTCCTGGACCTGCAGGACGCCCAGCTGGTGGAGCAGCCCATTACCCCGATATACCCCGTCAGGCCGCGGAAACTGCTGAACGTCACCGTAGCCGGTATTTTGGGTCTCACTTTGGGTATATTCATGGCCTGCTTACTGGACTATTTTAAGAATAGCCCTGAGACCGGTGAGCAATCATAG